Proteins encoded by one window of Synechococcus sp. WH 7805:
- the fabI gene encoding enoyl-ACP reductase FabI — protein sequence MLLDLTGKKILVTGIANNRSIAWGIAQQLKAAGAELGITYLPDDKGRFESKVRELTAPLEPSLFLPLNVQDSAQMEAVFSEIKSQWGVLDGLVHCLAFAGKEELVGDYSATTAEGFARALEISAYSLAPLCRHAKPLFSEKAGVVTLTYLGAERAIPNYNVMGVAKAALEASVRYLSAELGPEKQVRVNAISAGPIRTLASSAIGGILDMIHNVEEKAPLRRTVTQTEVGNTAAFLLSELSSGISGQTLYVDAGYCINGM from the coding sequence ATGCTTCTCGATCTCACGGGCAAGAAGATTCTCGTTACCGGCATTGCCAACAACCGATCGATCGCCTGGGGCATTGCCCAGCAGCTCAAAGCCGCAGGCGCTGAGCTGGGTATCACCTATCTCCCAGACGACAAGGGTCGCTTCGAGTCAAAGGTGCGTGAGCTCACCGCACCCCTGGAGCCCTCGCTATTTCTCCCTTTGAACGTGCAGGATTCGGCTCAGATGGAGGCCGTGTTCAGCGAGATCAAGAGCCAGTGGGGTGTCCTCGACGGACTGGTGCATTGTTTGGCGTTCGCTGGCAAAGAGGAGCTGGTGGGCGATTACAGCGCCACCACGGCCGAAGGCTTTGCCCGTGCTCTCGAGATCAGTGCCTATTCCCTGGCTCCGCTTTGCCGTCATGCCAAGCCCCTGTTCAGTGAAAAGGCGGGGGTCGTGACCCTCACCTACCTGGGCGCTGAGCGCGCGATTCCCAATTACAACGTGATGGGCGTGGCCAAGGCGGCTCTTGAAGCTTCCGTGCGCTACCTCTCTGCCGAACTCGGCCCCGAGAAGCAGGTGCGCGTGAATGCCATCAGTGCCGGTCCGATCCGCACCCTGGCTAGTTCGGCCATCGGCGGAATCCTGGACATGATCCACAACGTGGAGGAAAAAGCTCCTCTGCGCCGGACGGTCACGCAGACCGAGGTGGGCAACACGGCCGCTTTCCTGCTCAGCGAGCTTTCCAGCGGGATCTCGGGGCAAACGCTTTATGTGGATGCCGGGTACTGCATTAACGGCATGTGA
- a CDS encoding PCP reductase family protein, which translates to MSVSMNYTPVTTMEWSLDAEQTLKEVPFFIRPVVRKSIEKMAASDGKTMVDSELYARAKAARGR; encoded by the coding sequence ATGTCTGTCTCAATGAACTACACCCCAGTTACCACGATGGAATGGAGTCTTGATGCCGAACAAACCCTGAAAGAGGTTCCTTTCTTCATTCGGCCTGTCGTTCGCAAAAGCATCGAAAAGATGGCTGCGTCCGATGGCAAAACCATGGTCGACAGCGAGCTGTACGCAAGAGCGAAAGCCGCTCGAGGACGTTAG
- a CDS encoding carotenoid oxygenase family protein translates to MTVAPAVDRFERSEWASAFRNVEQELTDVSLTPVRGTIPPDLVGTLYRNGPGRLERNGQRVHHPFDGDGMITALRFQEGAVALSNRFVRTAGWQEEEAAGKVLYRGVFGSQKPGGPLANAFDLRLKNIANTGVVQLGDQLLALWEAAEPHALDPRTLETHGISLLGGVLKKGEAFSAHPRFDPGHHDRPRMVTFGVKTGPRSTIRLMEFATETDPAAGIKAGDLLCERKDSFNGFAFLHDFAITPNWAVFLQNAIAFNPLPFVLGQKGAAQCLQSKPDGQAKFWLIPRDSGAFAGQSPRIVDAPDGFVFHHLNAWEEEGDVVVESIYYSDFPSVGPEMDFAAVDFDLIPEGLLEQCRISLESGRVQTTRLSERCCEFAMVNPEKEGLPCRYAWMAAAAREQGNDPLQVIKKLDLSSGERWIWSAAPHGFVSEPLMVPRPGATAEDEGWVLELVWNGDREGSDLVILDASDLREIAVVELPLAIPHGLHGSWQPACS, encoded by the coding sequence GTGACCGTCGCTCCTGCCGTTGACCGTTTCGAGCGGTCGGAATGGGCTAGTGCCTTTCGCAATGTGGAGCAGGAGCTCACCGATGTGTCCCTGACCCCGGTGCGCGGCACCATCCCTCCCGACTTGGTGGGAACTCTGTACCGCAACGGTCCCGGTCGACTCGAGCGCAACGGTCAGCGGGTGCATCATCCCTTTGACGGCGATGGGATGATCACGGCTCTGCGCTTTCAGGAAGGTGCTGTTGCCCTGAGCAATCGCTTTGTGCGAACGGCCGGTTGGCAGGAAGAGGAAGCTGCAGGGAAGGTGCTGTATCGCGGTGTGTTCGGCAGCCAGAAGCCTGGTGGGCCTCTAGCGAATGCATTTGATCTCCGCCTGAAGAACATCGCCAACACCGGGGTGGTGCAGTTGGGCGATCAGTTACTGGCGCTCTGGGAAGCGGCGGAACCGCACGCGTTGGATCCCCGCACCCTTGAAACCCATGGCATCAGCCTTCTGGGAGGTGTGCTCAAAAAAGGTGAGGCCTTCAGTGCGCATCCTCGTTTTGATCCTGGCCATCACGACCGTCCACGCATGGTGACCTTTGGGGTGAAAACCGGGCCGCGCAGCACCATCCGCTTGATGGAGTTCGCCACTGAAACCGATCCTGCTGCAGGCATTAAGGCCGGCGATCTTCTCTGTGAACGTAAAGACAGCTTCAACGGCTTCGCATTTCTGCACGATTTCGCGATCACACCCAACTGGGCGGTGTTTCTTCAAAACGCCATCGCGTTCAACCCGCTGCCATTCGTGCTTGGTCAGAAAGGTGCGGCTCAGTGCCTGCAGTCAAAACCTGATGGTCAGGCGAAGTTCTGGTTGATCCCCCGCGACAGTGGTGCCTTCGCCGGTCAGTCGCCTCGCATTGTGGATGCCCCGGACGGCTTTGTGTTCCATCACCTCAATGCCTGGGAAGAGGAGGGTGATGTGGTGGTGGAAAGCATTTACTACAGCGACTTTCCCTCTGTCGGTCCGGAGATGGACTTCGCCGCGGTGGATTTCGATCTGATTCCAGAGGGTTTGCTGGAGCAATGCCGCATCAGCTTGGAGAGTGGCCGGGTGCAAACCACTCGCTTGAGTGAACGCTGCTGCGAATTCGCCATGGTGAATCCCGAAAAGGAGGGCCTGCCATGCCGCTACGCCTGGATGGCCGCGGCTGCCCGGGAGCAGGGCAATGACCCCCTGCAGGTGATCAAGAAGCTGGATCTCAGCAGTGGAGAGCGATGGATCTGGAGTGCCGCACCCCATGGCTTCGTCAGCGAACCACTGATGGTTCCCCGCCCCGGTGCAACGGCTGAGGATGAAGGCTGGGTTCTCGAGCTGGTCTGGAACGGTGACCGGGAAGGCTCTGATCTTGTGATTCTCGATGCGTCTGATCTGCGAGAGATCGCTGTGGTTGAGTTGCCTCTGGCGATCCCTCATGGTCTGCATGGGAGTTGGCAGCCGGCCTGCTCTTAA
- a CDS encoding FAD-binding domain-containing protein, with the protein MLPLPPITPLSWPEQPGDLPRDLPDRDALDRRLANEFPSAQGPLSGIQGGRQAAESQLQRMEAKRYGRSRNHLKGAVTRLSPWIRHGVLTLAEIREAVFAQLRDRGQGRDDGSKLINELGWRDFWQRMWGDLGDGIHESQEELKTGHDPSSYSRELPDDVREGRTGLACMDGFSEELVSSGWLHNHARMWMAAYLVHWRRVHWKAGADWFLEHLLDGDPASNHLSWQWVASSFSHKPYVFNRGNLERYSDGRYCKSCPSADTCPFEGSYDQLESQLFAPQPAIRDVPSRRRNGNTRGSASAAFARPKR; encoded by the coding sequence GTGCTGCCCTTACCCCCCATCACACCCCTGTCCTGGCCTGAACAGCCAGGGGATCTGCCTCGAGACCTACCGGATCGCGACGCACTCGATCGACGGCTTGCCAACGAATTCCCCTCCGCCCAAGGGCCACTCAGTGGCATTCAAGGCGGCCGACAAGCGGCTGAAAGCCAGCTTCAGCGGATGGAGGCGAAGCGTTACGGCCGCAGCCGCAACCATCTCAAGGGGGCCGTCACACGCTTATCCCCCTGGATCCGACACGGCGTTCTCACCTTGGCAGAGATCAGGGAAGCGGTCTTTGCCCAATTGCGGGATCGCGGCCAGGGCAGAGACGACGGCAGCAAGCTGATCAATGAACTGGGCTGGCGTGATTTCTGGCAGCGGATGTGGGGCGATCTCGGCGATGGCATCCATGAGAGCCAAGAGGAGCTGAAGACCGGCCACGATCCCTCCAGTTACAGCCGGGAGCTTCCCGACGACGTGCGTGAAGGCCGCACGGGGCTGGCCTGTATGGATGGATTCAGCGAGGAGCTGGTGAGCAGTGGCTGGCTCCACAACCACGCACGGATGTGGATGGCGGCGTATCTGGTGCACTGGCGCAGGGTGCATTGGAAAGCAGGAGCCGACTGGTTCCTGGAGCACCTGCTTGACGGCGATCCCGCCAGCAACCACCTCAGCTGGCAATGGGTTGCCAGCAGCTTCAGTCACAAGCCGTACGTCTTCAACCGCGGCAACCTGGAGCGCTACAGCGACGGGAGGTATTGCAAGAGCTGCCCGAGCGCAGACACCTGCCCGTTTGAGGGAAGTTACGACCAGCTGGAGTCGCAGCTGTTCGCGCCCCAGCCGGCGATCCGGGATGTGCCCAGCCGGCGCAGAAACGGAAACACCCGAGGCAGTGCCAGCGCCGCCTTCGCCAGACCGAAGCGCTGA
- a CDS encoding sensor histidine kinase KdpD: MFCSLDAQRAIPIPPSAWEQNEILVMALSSLDQQRLFTRNSLVERINTDDVALEAYFLYKNPPASQLVAGDMETSKFDGGARCDAFSIPFIDERVGFRWCQLVGDGLSVGEQFPEKREAIGSSINHLEWADFRCLDCNPQAVILSRSELSDFVSWVKLSLEIADQSAHGQSSSALFYQCLSTALYNGWEFFGGAPEASTLRVKHKKTFIQRLEELSLGECFFDAFREFYAGLSDKSQFNLSVNLRQAVMNIAVFNLLASSSALALAENELPSAIVSKMNRLLQRNLLVLKSSSGDSLLLEVATFVAAIVSQGIIVIANDQSGSQLFLDQVKSQCISAFESGKVRGNLDALRTPLSDHPMNSLIPHFKALEEMMDQMTLCSYGVPHNESLLLESQPQEWQGVVTSYNRLAERIQHAWTQQQLFMRSVSHELMTPLALISATAHRLGDRLKDVPDSDLQLMHLLENEACKADRLVRDLTDLSLCESGRLTLSLEKISAFDVLQQMFRQLELLPWGSRVQHDQLQDLEQFKDLSLLINLERLIQCLINVLENAAKYSPEASPIYLSQGTSSECFFCEIKDHGPGISIEDQANIFKPFFRGMQHNQSVPGSGVGLALVSQLVDLMNGRIAVADSSALGTVIRLEFSVVR; encoded by the coding sequence TTGTTTTGTTCGCTTGATGCTCAGCGTGCGATTCCTATTCCACCATCTGCTTGGGAGCAAAATGAGATTCTCGTAATGGCACTTAGTTCACTGGATCAGCAGCGCCTGTTTACTCGCAACAGTCTGGTTGAACGGATAAACACTGATGATGTTGCATTGGAAGCATATTTTTTATATAAAAATCCGCCTGCATCGCAGTTGGTTGCGGGCGATATGGAAACAAGTAAGTTCGATGGAGGCGCACGATGTGATGCCTTTTCAATTCCCTTTATAGATGAGAGAGTTGGTTTTAGATGGTGTCAATTGGTAGGCGATGGTTTAAGTGTTGGCGAGCAATTTCCCGAAAAAAGAGAAGCTATTGGAAGTTCAATAAATCATTTGGAGTGGGCGGACTTTCGTTGCCTGGATTGTAATCCTCAAGCGGTTATTCTCTCAAGAAGTGAGTTGAGTGATTTCGTTTCTTGGGTTAAGCTTTCATTGGAGATCGCTGATCAGTCAGCGCATGGGCAGTCTTCAAGTGCACTTTTCTATCAATGTCTTTCTACAGCTCTCTATAACGGTTGGGAGTTTTTCGGCGGCGCACCTGAAGCTTCTACGCTAAGGGTTAAGCACAAGAAAACTTTTATTCAACGGCTTGAAGAGTTGTCTTTGGGTGAGTGCTTTTTTGATGCTTTCAGGGAATTTTATGCAGGCCTGTCAGACAAGAGCCAGTTTAATCTGAGTGTGAATCTGCGCCAGGCAGTGATGAATATTGCGGTGTTTAATTTGTTGGCAAGCAGCAGTGCACTTGCATTGGCAGAGAACGAATTGCCATCTGCAATTGTCTCGAAGATGAATCGACTGCTTCAGCGGAATCTTCTGGTATTGAAGTCGAGCTCTGGGGACAGTCTTCTTCTTGAGGTGGCAACATTTGTCGCAGCTATCGTCTCACAAGGGATTATTGTTATCGCGAATGATCAGTCAGGATCTCAGCTTTTTTTAGATCAAGTGAAATCGCAGTGTATCTCTGCATTTGAATCAGGCAAAGTTCGAGGGAATTTAGATGCCCTCAGGACTCCATTGTCCGATCATCCGATGAACTCATTGATTCCTCATTTCAAGGCACTTGAAGAAATGATGGACCAAATGACATTGTGTTCTTATGGAGTGCCTCACAATGAATCTCTTTTGTTGGAGAGTCAACCTCAGGAATGGCAGGGAGTCGTGACTTCTTACAACCGACTTGCGGAACGCATTCAGCATGCATGGACACAGCAACAGCTCTTTATGCGATCAGTGAGTCACGAGCTGATGACACCGTTGGCATTGATCAGTGCGACAGCCCATCGTCTTGGAGATCGTCTGAAGGACGTACCTGACTCAGACCTTCAACTGATGCATTTGTTGGAAAATGAAGCGTGTAAAGCCGACCGACTCGTTCGCGATCTGACTGATTTGTCGTTGTGTGAATCTGGTCGATTGACTTTGTCTTTGGAGAAAATTTCTGCATTTGATGTGTTGCAACAGATGTTCAGACAGCTTGAATTACTCCCCTGGGGCTCCAGAGTTCAGCATGATCAACTTCAGGATTTAGAACAATTTAAAGACTTGTCATTGCTAATTAATCTTGAACGTTTGATTCAGTGTCTCATTAATGTACTTGAAAATGCTGCAAAGTATTCGCCTGAAGCATCGCCGATTTATTTAAGCCAGGGCACATCTTCGGAATGCTTCTTTTGTGAGATTAAGGATCATGGCCCTGGGATCTCAATCGAGGACCAAGCCAATATCTTCAAACCTTTTTTCCGCGGAATGCAGCACAATCAATCTGTACCTGGCTCTGGGGTCGGTTTGGCACTGGTTTCACAGCTCGTGGATCTGATGAACGGTCGGATTGCTGTGGCTGATTCGAGTGCGTTGGGAACAGTGATCAGATTGGAGTTTTCAGTTGTTCGCTGA
- a CDS encoding FAD-binding domain-containing protein produces the protein MASARTLFWHRRDLRLADNTGLQAAVALGPAVTGVYVLDPSIITPPPQLPPMAPARLWFLVESLIELQERWREAGSRLLVLQGDPLTLLPQLAALLDSSTVVWSRDVEPYARERDRGVAKALQADGRQVLVDWDQLLVAPELLKTGNGDPYRVYGPFLRNWRGQVERLRPSTVAAPTDLQDLTAEQQQAIRSTETALGRLWADGQQALQRLQTEHGFAGMDLCPCRPGEVAAVDQLAVFADGPLLGYEPDRNFPGTAGTSGLSAALSVGTLSPRQAWCAAQAAKDLARSDEQRQAIAVWEQELAWREFYQQALFHFPELADGPYREQWRRFPWENNEDWFDFWKDGQTGMPIIDAAMRQLQQSGWMHNRCRMIVASFLVKDLICDWRWGERAFMELEVDGDLAANNGGWQWSASSGMDPKPLRIFNPATQASKFDADGDYIRRWVPELRHVSTKDLLSGEIGALERRGYPEPLVNHKIQQAKFKVLYATIKA, from the coding sequence ATGGCGTCAGCACGCACCCTTTTCTGGCACCGGCGTGATCTGCGACTGGCTGACAACACTGGCCTTCAGGCTGCTGTTGCTCTCGGTCCTGCCGTGACCGGGGTTTACGTCCTCGACCCGTCCATCATCACGCCACCTCCGCAGTTGCCGCCCATGGCCCCGGCACGGCTGTGGTTTTTGGTGGAGAGCCTGATCGAACTCCAGGAGCGCTGGCGCGAGGCGGGAAGTCGCCTGCTGGTGTTGCAGGGTGATCCGCTCACGTTGCTTCCCCAGCTGGCTGCGCTCCTGGACAGTTCCACCGTGGTGTGGAGCCGGGATGTGGAGCCTTACGCCCGCGAGCGTGACCGCGGAGTGGCGAAGGCTCTGCAGGCCGATGGACGCCAAGTGCTTGTGGATTGGGATCAGCTGTTGGTGGCTCCGGAGCTGCTGAAAACCGGCAATGGCGATCCCTATCGCGTCTATGGCCCCTTCCTGCGCAACTGGCGTGGGCAGGTGGAACGCCTGCGTCCCAGCACTGTGGCTGCGCCCACAGACCTCCAGGATCTGACAGCGGAGCAGCAGCAGGCGATCCGCTCCACGGAGACGGCGCTTGGCCGCCTGTGGGCGGATGGGCAGCAGGCTTTGCAGCGTCTGCAAACGGAGCATGGATTCGCCGGTATGGATCTCTGTCCTTGCCGTCCAGGTGAAGTGGCCGCTGTCGATCAGCTGGCCGTCTTCGCGGATGGTCCTCTGCTGGGTTACGAGCCCGATCGCAATTTTCCTGGCACCGCTGGCACCTCTGGTCTGAGTGCTGCACTCAGTGTGGGCACGCTGAGTCCGAGGCAGGCCTGGTGCGCGGCTCAGGCCGCTAAGGATCTGGCCCGTAGTGATGAACAGCGTCAAGCCATCGCCGTGTGGGAACAGGAGCTCGCCTGGCGTGAGTTCTACCAGCAGGCCCTGTTCCATTTCCCCGAGCTGGCCGATGGTCCTTACAGGGAACAGTGGCGCCGATTCCCCTGGGAGAACAACGAGGACTGGTTCGACTTCTGGAAGGACGGCCAGACTGGGATGCCGATCATTGACGCGGCCATGCGCCAGCTCCAGCAGAGCGGCTGGATGCACAACCGCTGTCGCATGATCGTGGCCTCATTCCTGGTGAAGGATCTGATCTGTGACTGGCGCTGGGGTGAGCGGGCCTTCATGGAGCTGGAAGTGGATGGCGATCTGGCCGCCAATAACGGCGGCTGGCAGTGGAGTGCCAGCAGTGGCATGGATCCCAAGCCCCTGCGCATCTTCAATCCCGCCACCCAAGCGTCCAAATTCGATGCCGATGGGGACTACATCCGCCGCTGGGTTCCAGAGCTGCGGCATGTGTCCACAAAAGATTTGCTCAGTGGTGAGATCGGTGCTCTGGAGCGCAGGGGTTACCCGGAACCACTGGTGAATCACAAGATTCAGCAGGCCAAATTCAAAGTGCTCTACGCCACCATCAAAGCCTGA
- the hisB gene encoding imidazoleglycerol-phosphate dehydratase HisB, with amino-acid sequence MSMRSGEIHRVTGETDVQVRLNLDGSGQCQASTGVPFLDHMLHQISSHGLIDLVISAQGDTHIDDHHTNEDVGIAVGQALAQALGDRRGIHRFGHFLAPLDEALVQVALDCSGRPHLSYSLSIPSQKIGTYDTELVKEFFVAVVNNSGLTLHIRQLDGANSHHIVEACFKAFARALRQATEIDPRRANAVPSSKGVLEQAGLN; translated from the coding sequence ATGAGCATGCGTAGTGGTGAAATCCACCGGGTCACCGGAGAAACCGATGTGCAGGTGCGCCTGAACCTCGATGGCAGTGGTCAGTGCCAGGCCAGCACCGGTGTGCCGTTTCTTGATCACATGCTTCATCAGATCAGCAGCCACGGCCTGATCGATCTGGTGATCAGCGCGCAAGGGGATACGCACATCGATGATCACCACACCAATGAAGATGTGGGCATCGCCGTTGGCCAGGCCCTCGCTCAGGCCCTCGGCGATCGCCGCGGCATTCATCGCTTCGGCCATTTCCTCGCGCCTCTCGACGAGGCCTTGGTGCAGGTGGCGTTGGATTGCTCAGGCCGTCCGCACCTGAGTTACAGCCTCAGCATTCCCAGCCAGAAGATCGGCACCTACGACACTGAGCTGGTGAAGGAGTTTTTCGTGGCTGTGGTGAATAACAGCGGACTCACCTTGCACATCCGCCAACTCGATGGTGCCAATTCTCACCACATCGTGGAGGCTTGTTTCAAGGCCTTCGCCCGGGCTTTGCGCCAGGCCACGGAGATCGACCCACGCCGGGCCAATGCGGTGCCAAGCAGTAAGGGGGTGCTGGAGCAAGCTGGATTGAACTGA
- a CDS encoding thioredoxin family protein, with protein sequence MVLTPSTMLPLGHPLPEFHLPVVCGELAQQSPGGTLGRDDLPVRPVLVMLICSHCPFVKHVEPELSRLEHDYGQSISLLAVSSNSVITHPQDGPEGLRQQAERMGWSFPYLFDEQQSLAIALRGACTPEFYLFAPGSSGTQTLRYRGQLDGSRPGNPAELDGRDLRQAMDAVLAGQPLRSQQNPSIGCNIKWHPGQEPPWFGGPA encoded by the coding sequence ATGGTGCTCACGCCATCCACGATGCTTCCCTTAGGGCATCCACTCCCTGAATTCCATCTGCCGGTGGTGTGCGGCGAGCTGGCGCAACAATCCCCTGGCGGAACCCTTGGACGCGACGATCTGCCTGTTCGTCCAGTTCTGGTGATGCTGATCTGTTCCCACTGCCCGTTTGTGAAGCACGTGGAACCGGAACTGAGCCGCCTGGAACACGACTATGGCCAGAGCATTTCGCTGCTCGCCGTTTCGAGCAACAGCGTGATCACCCATCCCCAGGACGGACCTGAGGGCCTTCGCCAGCAAGCCGAACGCATGGGCTGGTCGTTTCCTTATCTGTTCGATGAGCAGCAGAGCCTGGCGATAGCTCTCCGCGGCGCGTGCACGCCGGAGTTTTATCTGTTCGCACCGGGTTCAAGCGGAACGCAGACTTTGCGCTACCGAGGGCAGCTGGATGGCAGTCGGCCGGGGAACCCGGCAGAACTTGATGGCCGTGATCTAAGGCAGGCCATGGATGCCGTCCTTGCTGGGCAGCCGTTGCGGAGCCAACAAAACCCCTCGATCGGCTGCAACATCAAATGGCATCCCGGACAAGAACCGCCGTGGTTCGGGGGCCCGGCTTAA
- a CDS encoding NUDIX hydrolase — protein sequence MAPLPAPEPFEMLETIEIMQARKIRFERNRIKLPMGVEGTFGLIRHPGASLAVPITDAGRVVLLRQYRFAVQARLLEFPAGTLEDGEDPLESMQRELGEEAGYSAARWDCLGPMLPCPGYSDEVIHCFLARQLTPLLNPPAGDADEDLEVLEMTPAELDAALASGEEWLDGKSVTAWFRAKQLLDL from the coding sequence ATGGCACCGCTGCCAGCCCCCGAGCCCTTCGAGATGCTGGAAACCATCGAGATAATGCAGGCGCGCAAGATCCGGTTCGAGCGCAATCGCATCAAGCTGCCCATGGGCGTGGAGGGCACGTTTGGGCTGATCCGGCATCCGGGCGCATCCCTGGCGGTGCCGATCACCGATGCGGGCCGGGTCGTGCTCCTGCGTCAATACCGATTCGCCGTTCAGGCCCGCCTGCTGGAATTTCCCGCCGGCACCCTCGAGGATGGCGAGGATCCCCTGGAGTCGATGCAGCGCGAACTTGGAGAGGAAGCCGGCTACAGCGCTGCTCGCTGGGATTGCCTGGGTCCAATGTTGCCCTGCCCGGGCTATTCCGATGAGGTCATTCACTGTTTCCTGGCCCGGCAGCTCACCCCATTGCTGAACCCGCCGGCAGGGGATGCGGATGAGGATTTGGAGGTGTTGGAGATGACCCCGGCTGAGCTCGACGCGGCCCTGGCCTCCGGTGAGGAATGGCTCGATGGCAAGAGTGTTACAGCCTGGTTCCGTGCCAAACAACTTCTGGATCTGTGA
- a CDS encoding DegT/DnrJ/EryC1/StrS aminotransferase family protein, with product MQVPPFSLSQQLADLGQELDDAALRVLHSGQYIGGSEIQAFERSFAEAVGSAHAVGCNSGTDALVLALRGLGIGSGDEVITASFSFFATAEAISAVGATPVFVDVDPSTYLIDLSRIEAAITPRTRVLLPVHLFGRPVDMTRLMAIAERHGLRVIEDCAQATGAHWDGRGVGSWGDVGCFSFFPTKNLGAAGDGGAVCCQSPELAQRMRELAVHGMPRRYLHTELGYNSRLDALQAAVLNVKLPHLSRWVERRGAIAARYCEALDNLPGLQLPEPDAHGGHGWNQFVIRVHPCASGQELCGGSCPEVRSEHGLPDSRCRDWLKQSLQQQGVNTIIYYPIPIHRQPAYGDLNLAPGSLPVTEQLCSEVLSLPIFPELSLEQQDRVITVLKSLLNQRGFNAGQSCGVAA from the coding sequence ATGCAGGTGCCACCCTTCAGTCTCAGCCAACAGCTCGCGGATCTCGGGCAGGAACTCGATGACGCAGCGCTTCGGGTGCTGCACAGCGGTCAGTACATCGGCGGTTCCGAGATCCAGGCGTTCGAGCGCTCCTTCGCAGAGGCTGTCGGGTCAGCCCATGCCGTGGGCTGCAACAGCGGTACGGATGCCCTTGTCCTGGCCTTGCGCGGCCTGGGTATCGGCAGCGGCGATGAAGTCATCACCGCATCCTTCAGTTTTTTTGCTACAGCGGAAGCGATCAGTGCCGTGGGTGCCACGCCGGTCTTCGTGGACGTGGACCCGTCGACCTATCTGATCGACCTAAGCCGCATCGAAGCGGCGATCACCCCCAGAACCCGCGTGCTGCTCCCGGTGCATCTGTTCGGCAGGCCCGTGGACATGACGCGACTGATGGCCATCGCCGAACGCCATGGCTTGCGGGTGATTGAAGACTGCGCTCAGGCCACCGGTGCCCATTGGGACGGACGGGGCGTGGGCAGCTGGGGGGATGTGGGTTGCTTCAGTTTCTTCCCCACCAAGAACCTCGGTGCAGCAGGCGATGGCGGTGCTGTGTGTTGCCAAAGCCCTGAGCTGGCTCAGCGGATGCGCGAACTGGCCGTGCACGGCATGCCGCGACGCTACTTGCATACCGAGCTCGGTTACAACAGCAGGCTCGATGCCCTCCAGGCGGCTGTGCTCAACGTGAAGCTGCCCCATCTCAGTCGCTGGGTGGAGCGCCGTGGTGCCATTGCAGCCCGCTACTGCGAAGCCCTCGATAATCTTCCTGGTTTGCAGCTTCCGGAACCAGACGCCCATGGCGGCCATGGCTGGAATCAATTCGTGATCCGCGTTCATCCCTGCGCAAGCGGGCAGGAACTCTGCGGCGGCAGCTGCCCGGAGGTGCGCAGTGAGCATGGACTGCCAGACAGCCGCTGCCGCGACTGGCTGAAGCAAAGTCTTCAGCAACAGGGCGTGAACACGATCATCTACTACCCGATCCCTATTCATCGCCAACCTGCTTACGGCGATCTGAATCTGGCTCCTGGGTCTTTACCGGTCACGGAACAACTCTGCAGTGAGGTGCTCAGCCTGCCGATTTTCCCCGAACTCAGTCTGGAACAACAAGACCGGGTGATCACCGTGCTCAAAAGCTTGCTGAATCAACGCGGCTTCAATGCAGGCCAGTCCTGCGGCGTTGCAGCCTGA